Proteins encoded within one genomic window of Hahella chejuensis KCTC 2396:
- the oppC gene encoding oligopeptide ABC transporter permease OppC translates to MYSQKSKLAAMMPDAENAVEGRSLWQDARRRLFQNKAAVVSMVILAIIALMAIFAPLLSPHPLDEIYWDRIQAAPDYANAHWFGTDSSGRDLFIRVLYGARVSLMVGILATGVSLIIGVTYGAIAGYFGGRVDNLMMRFVDIMYSLPFMFFVILLMVVFGRNIFLIFVALGAVEWLTMARIVRGQTLSIKRKEYVEAAHAGGVSNLKIIFRHIIPNVLGPVIVYVTLTVPQVILTESFLSFLGLGVQEPLTSWGVLISEGAKLMEMAPWMLIYPAIFLATTLFCFNFIGDGLRDALDPKDR, encoded by the coding sequence ATGTACAGTCAAAAAAGTAAGCTCGCCGCCATGATGCCCGACGCGGAAAACGCCGTCGAAGGCCGCAGTCTGTGGCAGGACGCCAGACGCCGTTTGTTTCAGAACAAGGCGGCGGTGGTGTCCATGGTGATACTCGCCATCATCGCGCTCATGGCTATCTTCGCGCCTTTACTGAGCCCGCACCCACTCGATGAAATCTATTGGGACCGCATTCAGGCCGCCCCGGATTACGCCAACGCACACTGGTTCGGCACCGACAGCAGCGGACGCGACCTGTTTATCCGCGTTCTCTACGGCGCCCGCGTGTCTTTGATGGTGGGCATTCTCGCCACCGGCGTGAGTCTGATTATCGGTGTAACTTACGGCGCCATCGCCGGCTATTTCGGCGGCAGAGTGGATAACCTGATGATGCGCTTCGTCGACATCATGTATTCCCTGCCATTCATGTTTTTCGTCATCCTGTTGATGGTGGTGTTCGGTCGCAACATATTCCTGATCTTCGTCGCCCTGGGGGCGGTGGAATGGCTGACCATGGCGCGTATCGTGCGCGGCCAGACGCTGTCCATCAAGCGCAAGGAATACGTGGAAGCGGCCCATGCAGGCGGCGTCAGCAACCTGAAGATTATCTTCCGTCATATCATTCCGAATGTTCTGGGTCCGGTGATCGTTTACGTCACTCTGACAGTGCCCCAGGTCATTCTGACCGAAAGTTTCCTGTCGTTCCTGGGCTTAGGGGTGCAGGAGCCGCTGACCAGCTGGGGCGTGCTGATTTCCGAAGGCGCCAAGCTGATGGAAATGGCTCCCTGGATGCTGATTTACCCGGCTATTTTCCTGGCCACCACCCTGTTTTGCTTCAACTTCATCGGCGACGGGCTGCGTGACGCGCTCGATCCCAAAGACAGATAA
- the oppB gene encoding oligopeptide ABC transporter permease OppB, which yields MLNYFIRRVLASIPTLLIVITIAFFMMRIAPGGPWDKERSLPPEIEANIMKAYDMDKPLVEQYAIYLGKILVGDFGPSYKFRDFSVTDLLMSGFPASLQIGGMAIILAVIFGTLFGAMAALRKNSATDYSVMTMAMTGIAIPNFVMAPVLTLIFGVYLSWLPVAGWGDGSLQYKILPVLALALPQIAYIARLTRGSMIEVLHSNYIRTARAKGLRERLVLLRHALKGAMLPVVSYLGPATAAVITGSVVIETIFDIPGIGRYFIQGALNRDYPLVMGTVIFYGVLIIVLNLIVDMLYGLLDPKVRLHD from the coding sequence ATGTTGAACTATTTCATTCGGCGGGTGTTGGCGTCTATTCCAACCCTGCTCATCGTTATTACTATTGCTTTTTTCATGATGCGGATCGCACCTGGCGGTCCCTGGGATAAGGAACGTTCGCTGCCTCCGGAAATCGAGGCGAACATTATGAAAGCCTACGACATGGATAAGCCCCTGGTGGAGCAATACGCCATCTACCTGGGCAAAATCCTGGTGGGAGATTTCGGCCCGTCTTACAAGTTTCGCGACTTCAGCGTCACCGACCTGTTGATGAGCGGCTTCCCCGCGAGCTTACAGATAGGCGGCATGGCGATTATCCTCGCGGTCATATTCGGCACCTTATTTGGAGCAATGGCCGCTTTGCGCAAAAACAGCGCAACCGATTACTCCGTGATGACCATGGCCATGACGGGCATCGCCATCCCCAACTTCGTCATGGCGCCGGTGCTTACTCTGATTTTCGGCGTCTATCTATCCTGGTTGCCCGTCGCGGGCTGGGGAGACGGTTCGCTCCAATACAAAATTCTGCCGGTGCTCGCCCTGGCGTTGCCGCAAATCGCCTACATCGCGCGTTTGACCCGCGGCAGCATGATTGAGGTCCTGCACTCCAACTACATTCGCACCGCCCGCGCCAAAGGTCTGCGCGAGCGTCTGGTATTGCTGCGCCATGCTCTGAAAGGCGCCATGTTGCCCGTGGTCTCTTACCTTGGACCCGCCACCGCCGCCGTCATCACCGGTTCGGTCGTCATCGAAACGATTTTCGATATTCCCGGCATCGGTCGTTACTTCATTCAGGGCGCCCTCAACCGGGACTATCCCCTGGTGATGGGAACCGTCATTTTCTACGGCGTGCTCATTATCGTTCTGAACCTCATCGTCGACATGCTGTACGGCCTGCTCGACCCTAAAGTCCGTCTTCACGACTGA
- a CDS encoding peptide ABC transporter substrate-binding protein translates to MSFKSRTGKIFSALTLTLSLLGAPIAQADTTLRIGNQGEPASLDPHFLSGDWENRIAGDLFMGLTTEDPEGNAIPGAAESWTVSDDGLVYTFKIRDHKWSDGQPVTAQDFEYAMRRILLPETAAEYASLLYIIKNGEELNTGKAKPEDLGVHALDDKTLEITLKGPAPFLISMLTHYTAFPVPKHIVEKYGKDWTKKEHIATNGPYKLVEWLPNTHVKVTKNEQFWDTANVKIDNVIFYPQEDAAALIKRMRAGEIDCIYKFPSGQIDWLRQNMPEETKIAPYLGTYYYPINTKRAPFTDKRIRQALSMAIDREIIMDKVLKTGELPAYSMVPPGTSNYKEPSYVTWKSMPMADRITKAKELMKEAGYGDGKNLKVQLRYNTDDNHKRIAIAVAQMWKKIGVETELFNSEVKVHYAELKQGNFEVARAGWVADYNDPQNFLFLLESTSKSLNYGNYDNPDYDKLMEEAYLESDLKKRAQIMGKAEAIAMEDAPIIPIYYYVSKNLVSTKIKGWKDAINDTHRTRWLSIEN, encoded by the coding sequence ATGAGTTTTAAATCTCGCACAGGGAAAATATTTTCCGCCTTAACGCTGACACTTTCACTGCTGGGAGCGCCCATCGCCCAAGCTGACACAACACTTAGAATCGGCAACCAGGGAGAGCCGGCGTCACTGGACCCTCATTTCCTCAGCGGTGACTGGGAAAACCGCATCGCTGGGGATCTTTTTATGGGCCTGACGACTGAAGACCCTGAAGGCAACGCCATCCCCGGCGCTGCAGAGAGCTGGACCGTGAGCGACGACGGACTGGTGTATACATTTAAAATTCGCGATCACAAATGGAGCGACGGCCAGCCCGTCACCGCGCAGGATTTCGAGTACGCCATGCGTCGCATCCTGTTGCCGGAAACCGCCGCGGAATACGCATCACTGCTGTATATCATCAAAAACGGCGAAGAGTTGAACACTGGCAAAGCCAAGCCGGAAGACCTGGGCGTGCATGCGCTGGACGACAAGACTCTGGAAATCACACTGAAAGGACCTGCGCCTTTCCTGATCAGCATGCTGACCCATTACACCGCCTTCCCTGTGCCCAAGCATATTGTTGAGAAGTACGGTAAGGACTGGACCAAGAAAGAACATATCGCCACCAACGGCCCCTACAAGCTGGTGGAATGGCTGCCTAACACCCACGTCAAAGTGACCAAGAATGAACAGTTCTGGGACACGGCGAACGTCAAAATCGACAACGTCATCTTCTATCCCCAGGAAGACGCAGCGGCGCTGATCAAGCGTATGCGCGCTGGCGAAATCGACTGCATCTACAAGTTCCCTTCCGGCCAGATCGACTGGCTGCGTCAAAACATGCCGGAGGAAACCAAAATCGCGCCTTACCTCGGCACTTACTACTATCCGATCAACACCAAGCGCGCGCCCTTCACTGACAAACGTATCCGTCAGGCCCTGTCCATGGCCATCGACCGCGAAATCATCATGGACAAAGTGCTGAAAACCGGTGAGCTGCCTGCTTACAGCATGGTTCCTCCTGGCACCAGCAACTACAAAGAACCTTCTTACGTCACCTGGAAAAGCATGCCGATGGCGGACCGCATCACTAAAGCCAAAGAGCTGATGAAAGAAGCGGGTTACGGCGACGGCAAGAACCTGAAAGTGCAGCTGCGCTACAACACCGACGACAACCACAAGCGTATCGCCATCGCGGTTGCGCAGATGTGGAAGAAAATCGGCGTTGAAACCGAACTGTTCAACAGCGAAGTAAAAGTTCACTACGCAGAACTGAAGCAAGGTAACTTTGAAGTCGCCCGCGCAGGTTGGGTGGCTGACTACAACGATCCGCAGAACTTCCTGTTCCTGCTGGAAAGCACTTCCAAGTCTCTCAACTACGGTAACTACGACAATCCTGACTACGATAAGCTGATGGAAGAAGCCTATCTTGAGTCTGACCTGAAGAAACGCGCGCAGATCATGGGCAAAGCGGAAGCAATCGCCATGGAAGACGCGCCTATCATCCCTATCTACTACTACGTGTCCAAAAACCTGGTCTCCACCAAGATCAAAGGCTGGAAAGACGCTATCAACGATACCCACCGCACTCGCTGGTTAAGTATCGAGAATTAA
- a CDS encoding spermidine synthase, giving the protein MAIPGREIFRTYDEFGCIQVFDDGQKRYLGFGSNDEQSCLLKDNPSLLAHGYTRAMLLCLLLHEPRRAVMLGLGGGSLINCLYHRVPNLQLQAVELRAEVVRVAQRFFQLPRDERVQITIADFAAYLETVAAHSADLLLCDVFTGDGLDGRLLQPTFLEQSERLLSDDGWLVMNCWVDHRLEKVMLAELGRRFRSVYLCATQEGNWIILAGKPAVTFAEKQLTAAAKRFSPQLGFSLAPFVKRMTRYQA; this is encoded by the coding sequence ATGGCGATTCCCGGTAGAGAAATATTCCGCACCTACGACGAGTTTGGGTGCATCCAGGTGTTTGACGACGGCCAGAAGCGCTACCTGGGGTTTGGCTCCAACGATGAGCAAAGCTGTCTGTTGAAAGACAACCCCTCTTTGCTGGCGCACGGCTATACCCGCGCCATGCTGTTGTGTCTGTTGCTGCATGAGCCGCGCCGCGCGGTCATGTTGGGTTTGGGCGGCGGCAGTCTGATCAACTGTCTGTATCATCGGGTTCCGAACCTGCAGTTGCAGGCGGTGGAGCTGCGGGCGGAAGTGGTGCGAGTGGCGCAGCGCTTTTTCCAGTTGCCGCGGGACGAGCGGGTGCAGATTACGATTGCTGACTTCGCCGCCTATTTGGAGACGGTGGCGGCGCATTCAGCCGATTTGCTTCTATGCGACGTATTCACAGGGGACGGACTGGACGGCCGCCTGCTGCAGCCGACTTTCCTTGAACAGAGCGAGCGCCTTTTGAGCGACGACGGCTGGCTGGTGATGAACTGCTGGGTGGACCATCGCCTGGAGAAAGTCATGCTGGCGGAGTTGGGGCGACGTTTTCGCAGCGTATACCTGTGCGCCACTCAGGAAGGCAACTGGATTATCCTGGCGGGCAAGCCCGCCGTTACGTTTGCGGAGAAGCAACTGACTGCGGCGGCGAAGAGGTTTTCGCCGCAGCTGGGCTTTTCCCTGGCCCCTTTCGTTAAACGCATGACTCGGTATCAGGCCTAG
- a CDS encoding pyridoxal phosphate-dependent decarboxylase family protein, which translates to MSQLHDDFHDLDRLTTDVRQWCLDFIRSANDRPAAMISDTTPPALAAPELGEGAEAAVARFIREISPHLAAAIGPRYWGFVTGGVTPAALLGDWIAAAVDQNLSTPGDSIASALEVQTIEWLLALCDLPDSFSGCLTTGATASNLLGILCGRQFAGQRQGVDIAADGLSGVEVEVFSATPHASALKGMAIAGLGRKRLVQVARLADSEAMDVDALRNALENSDSAGKIVLASAGTVTGTDFDDLEAIAELCEQHDAWLHVDGAFGLFSRLLEDRRDWTKGLERADSITSDAHKWLNTPYDCGIFFCRHMPLLQSCLEVPAPYLAVDSVTPSFMNLGIENSRRFRALPLWISLLAYGKAGIRQIVQDNCSQAERLAQWLEQSPDYELLKSAKLNVVVFRPQGIDDAEVAPFLQRLNATGEVFMTPGQWRGRSAIRAAFSNWRTTQDDVDHVCALLESCARR; encoded by the coding sequence ATGTCGCAGCTACACGACGACTTTCACGACCTGGACAGACTGACCACTGACGTCCGCCAATGGTGTCTGGACTTCATCCGCTCCGCCAACGATCGCCCAGCCGCCATGATCTCCGACACAACCCCCCCCGCATTAGCAGCGCCTGAGCTTGGAGAGGGCGCGGAAGCCGCCGTCGCGCGCTTCATCAGAGAGATAAGCCCCCATCTCGCCGCCGCCATTGGTCCCAGGTATTGGGGTTTCGTTACTGGCGGAGTGACTCCGGCGGCGCTGCTGGGCGACTGGATTGCGGCTGCGGTGGACCAGAATCTGTCTACCCCCGGAGACTCCATCGCGTCTGCGCTTGAAGTTCAAACCATTGAGTGGCTGCTCGCCCTTTGCGATCTGCCGGACAGTTTCTCCGGTTGTCTGACTACCGGCGCCACGGCATCCAATTTATTGGGCATTCTCTGTGGCCGCCAGTTCGCAGGACAAAGACAAGGCGTGGATATCGCCGCTGACGGTTTATCCGGTGTGGAGGTGGAAGTGTTCTCCGCCACGCCTCACGCCAGCGCCCTGAAAGGCATGGCGATCGCCGGATTGGGACGCAAGCGTCTGGTTCAGGTAGCGCGTCTCGCTGACAGTGAAGCTATGGATGTGGACGCCTTGCGTAATGCCCTGGAGAACAGCGACAGCGCAGGGAAAATCGTACTCGCCAGCGCAGGAACGGTGACAGGTACGGATTTCGATGACCTCGAAGCCATTGCTGAACTATGCGAACAACATGACGCCTGGCTGCACGTAGACGGCGCTTTCGGTTTATTTTCACGCTTATTGGAGGACCGTCGCGATTGGACCAAAGGGCTGGAGCGCGCGGACTCCATCACCTCCGATGCGCATAAATGGCTGAATACGCCTTATGACTGCGGCATTTTCTTCTGCCGCCACATGCCACTATTACAGTCCTGCCTGGAAGTCCCCGCCCCTTATCTGGCGGTAGACAGCGTCACGCCATCGTTCATGAATCTGGGTATCGAGAACTCGCGACGTTTTCGCGCCCTGCCCTTGTGGATCAGCCTGTTGGCTTACGGCAAGGCAGGTATCCGCCAGATAGTGCAAGACAATTGTTCGCAAGCGGAACGCTTGGCCCAGTGGCTGGAGCAGTCGCCTGACTACGAATTACTCAAGTCGGCCAAACTCAATGTGGTGGTGTTTCGTCCTCAAGGAATAGATGACGCAGAGGTCGCCCCTTTTCTGCAGCGACTCAACGCCACCGGAGAGGTCTTCATGACGCCGGGACAATGGCGGGGACGCAGCGCCATTCGGGCGGCCTTCAGTAACTGGCGCACCACACAGGACGATGTCGACCATGTCTGCGCCCTACTGGAAAGTTGCGCACGGCGGTAA
- a CDS encoding PLP-dependent aminotransferase family protein, with the protein MPALYQTLAESLMQDILSGRLQPGERLPSVRHFSRQHEVSLTTALQCYRQLEADGFVQARPQSGFYVRHKEKPPAGPELPVFTGRAARVANIGAIEEVQAVSSRRNFAPFGVSLLAPSLVPSDMLQRSLVRASRRLGERLFHYGPAQGDAGLREALARHFKEDGMAFSPDDLMICNGGMDAVSLGLQLCTQPGETVAVLTPCFSGLLQVIESLGRKVLEIPLHYRGIYPDRLREAMAEPDVKACLLSANNHNPLGFTLSAQEKKDIAAWAAAYQCPVIEDDIFGECGYGRQRPLPIKAWDEEGWVFWCGSVSKTLTPAYRLGWCAPGKWRQAALQHRRALTISINLPLQAALADFIHCGEYRSHLRKLRLSLAQQVDAMSRAVLQFFPDGSTVTEPEGGYVLWVTLPPQCDGWRVFQRAAQEGLSISPGTVFSITERYRHCIRLNAGWPFDDSALAAVSRLGEICREETL; encoded by the coding sequence TTGCCTGCGCTATACCAGACCCTCGCGGAAAGCCTGATGCAGGATATCCTCAGTGGACGCCTGCAACCGGGTGAGCGACTGCCCTCGGTGCGGCATTTCAGTCGCCAGCATGAAGTCAGCCTGACGACGGCGCTGCAATGCTATCGCCAGTTGGAGGCCGACGGGTTCGTCCAGGCGCGGCCGCAATCCGGTTTTTACGTGAGGCATAAAGAAAAGCCCCCTGCGGGGCCGGAGTTGCCGGTTTTCACCGGGCGCGCCGCGCGAGTCGCCAACATTGGGGCGATCGAAGAAGTGCAGGCTGTCTCCAGCCGTCGGAATTTCGCTCCTTTCGGCGTTTCCCTGTTAGCGCCTTCGCTGGTTCCTTCCGACATGCTGCAGCGCAGCCTGGTCCGCGCATCCCGGCGCTTGGGCGAGCGTCTGTTCCATTATGGTCCCGCGCAAGGCGATGCTGGTTTGCGGGAGGCGCTGGCGCGGCATTTCAAAGAGGACGGCATGGCGTTCTCGCCGGATGATCTGATGATCTGCAACGGTGGCATGGATGCGGTGAGTTTGGGGTTGCAGCTGTGTACGCAACCCGGAGAAACAGTGGCGGTGCTGACTCCCTGCTTCAGCGGGCTATTGCAGGTGATAGAGAGCCTTGGGCGCAAGGTGTTGGAGATACCATTGCACTACCGGGGGATTTATCCGGATCGTTTGCGTGAAGCGATGGCGGAGCCGGATGTGAAAGCCTGTCTGTTGAGCGCCAATAACCATAATCCGCTAGGGTTTACTTTGTCGGCGCAGGAGAAAAAGGATATCGCCGCCTGGGCGGCGGCGTACCAGTGCCCTGTGATTGAAGATGATATCTTCGGCGAGTGTGGTTATGGCCGCCAGCGGCCGTTGCCGATTAAAGCCTGGGATGAAGAGGGATGGGTGTTCTGGTGCGGCTCAGTATCGAAAACGCTGACGCCGGCGTATCGCCTGGGTTGGTGCGCGCCAGGTAAGTGGCGACAGGCGGCGTTGCAGCATCGCCGGGCGCTCACGATCAGTATCAACCTGCCTTTGCAAGCCGCCTTGGCGGACTTCATTCATTGCGGCGAGTATCGCAGTCACTTGCGCAAGTTACGCTTGAGCCTGGCGCAGCAGGTGGACGCCATGAGCCGGGCCGTATTGCAGTTTTTCCCTGATGGCTCAACCGTTACGGAGCCGGAAGGCGGTTATGTGCTATGGGTGACTCTGCCGCCGCAGTGCGACGGCTGGCGGGTGTTTCAAAGGGCGGCGCAGGAAGGCCTGAGTATCTCCCCGGGGACGGTTTTTTCCATTACAGAACGCTATCGTCACTGCATCAGATTAAATGCGGGCTGGCCGTTTGACGACAGCGCGCTGGCGGCGGTGAGCCGGCTGGGGGAAATCTGTCGGGAGGAAACGCTTTAG
- a CDS encoding substrate-binding periplasmic protein: MNTFLWRFLFLGWALSLLGSAHAADAKRVVRLTNGEWPPYVSQDLKYDGVVSLIVKEAFASEGYEVKFTFMPWKRALQSAQDGEWDGSILWAYREERTQYFIYSDPISSTQYVFFHLRNTDFDWKDFSDLKKYRFGLTLGYNYNERFMEMVRNEELPHDYASDIVSSFKMMFKHRVDVVPEDVEVGYFILSSEFAPGVDRMVTSHLKPLSEEKHYLLMSRRIPDANELIEAFNRGLKKMRASGRLESLFEKSRMGDFIQKK; encoded by the coding sequence ATGAATACCTTTCTCTGGCGCTTCTTGTTTCTCGGGTGGGCTTTGAGCCTGTTGGGCTCGGCTCACGCCGCCGACGCCAAACGCGTCGTTCGTCTTACCAATGGCGAATGGCCGCCCTATGTCTCCCAGGACCTCAAGTACGATGGCGTCGTGTCGCTGATTGTCAAAGAAGCCTTCGCCAGCGAAGGCTACGAAGTGAAATTCACCTTCATGCCCTGGAAACGCGCCCTGCAAAGCGCTCAGGACGGCGAGTGGGACGGCTCCATCCTGTGGGCCTACCGCGAAGAGCGCACCCAGTATTTCATCTACAGCGACCCCATCTCCAGCACCCAATACGTGTTTTTTCATCTGCGTAACACCGATTTTGACTGGAAGGACTTCAGCGACCTGAAAAAGTACCGCTTCGGACTAACGCTGGGGTACAACTACAACGAAAGGTTCATGGAGATGGTCCGCAATGAGGAGCTCCCCCACGACTACGCCAGCGACATCGTCAGCAGCTTCAAAATGATGTTCAAACACCGGGTGGATGTGGTGCCGGAAGACGTTGAAGTGGGTTACTTCATTTTATCCAGCGAGTTCGCCCCCGGGGTCGACCGCATGGTCACCAGCCATTTGAAGCCGTTGTCCGAGGAGAAACACTATCTCCTTATGTCCCGCCGCATTCCTGACGCCAATGAACTGATAGAGGCCTTCAATCGCGGCTTGAAGAAAATGCGCGCCAGCGGACGCCTGGAGTCTTTGTTTGAAAAGTCCCGCATGGGCGACTTCATCCAGAAAAAATAG
- a CDS encoding substrate-binding periplasmic protein, whose amino-acid sequence MRRLTENLLFTLVLIAMIGGATAKEKILLVTQEFPPLQVMTGHGEYTGFVIDFMKEVMADVGKENDIESSIMFAPWKRAMLLAESQPNVVFFSLSRTPERETKFHWLGWVAPYDVYLYKLSSREDVQAKGWEDIIGKGYSISVQSGSNFEELLKRKGIGFPPDNTMVETVVHNSQNIMRAYRGFTDLMMQVEVSFPIRLKEANLNPSNFEKLFRIDELSGRLWAVVSPKTSDAIKQALQKSFDRLKAAGRDKALMRRYFVEPPADALLEVERTLENATAWPG is encoded by the coding sequence ATGAGGCGCCTAACGGAAAATTTACTATTTACCCTTGTTTTAATCGCCATGATTGGCGGCGCGACGGCGAAAGAAAAAATATTGCTGGTGACGCAGGAGTTTCCTCCATTGCAGGTGATGACTGGTCATGGCGAGTATACCGGCTTCGTCATCGACTTTATGAAGGAAGTGATGGCGGACGTCGGCAAAGAAAACGACATTGAGAGCAGCATTATGTTCGCCCCCTGGAAGCGGGCCATGCTGTTAGCGGAGAGCCAGCCGAACGTCGTCTTCTTTTCTCTGTCGCGCACCCCTGAGCGGGAAACCAAGTTTCACTGGCTGGGATGGGTGGCGCCCTATGATGTGTACCTGTACAAACTCAGCTCCCGGGAAGATGTTCAAGCAAAAGGCTGGGAGGACATCATAGGCAAGGGTTACAGCATCAGCGTGCAAAGCGGCAGTAATTTCGAGGAACTGCTGAAGCGCAAGGGAATCGGCTTTCCGCCGGACAATACAATGGTGGAGACAGTGGTGCATAACTCCCAGAACATCATGCGGGCATACCGGGGCTTCACAGATTTAATGATGCAGGTCGAAGTCAGTTTCCCCATTCGCCTGAAAGAGGCGAATCTCAACCCATCTAATTTTGAAAAGCTGTTCAGAATTGACGAGTTGTCAGGGCGGTTGTGGGCGGTGGTCAGCCCGAAAACGTCTGACGCTATCAAACAGGCGTTACAAAAAAGCTTTGATCGTTTGAAAGCGGCGGGACGGGATAAGGCGCTGATGCGCCGTTACTTTGTGGAGCCGCCGGCGGACGCCTTGCTAGAGGTGGAAAGGACGTTGGAAAACGCCACTGCCTGGCCTGGGTGA
- a CDS encoding alpha/beta fold hydrolase, with protein MMRSQPKLVMLPGMDGTGELFGPFLECLPNVQAQVIPLPQTGPQDYDSLASHVREQLPDDEFYLLAESFSGPIGAILAADATPGLRGVIFVATFLSIPSPLAVCIGRRLPLHRMMRLPFSSWTQRRLLLGSDVGDDFLQRFNAAVRTVPPNTLKARLKSLQQLHWRHEPAPIPSIYLQASDDYLVSPGKVQEIQQYFPNNRLMRIKGPHFLLQANPAACARTLLDTFAIWESRQRAALP; from the coding sequence ATGATGAGATCTCAGCCTAAATTGGTGATGTTGCCGGGGATGGACGGGACCGGTGAATTATTCGGTCCGTTTTTGGAGTGCCTGCCTAACGTGCAAGCCCAGGTTATTCCGCTGCCGCAAACCGGCCCCCAGGATTACGATTCGTTGGCCTCACATGTCCGCGAACAACTTCCTGATGATGAATTTTATCTGTTGGCGGAATCCTTTTCCGGCCCCATCGGCGCCATACTGGCGGCGGATGCGACGCCCGGTCTGCGTGGCGTGATTTTCGTCGCCACCTTTCTGTCCATCCCAAGCCCCTTGGCGGTGTGCATTGGACGCAGATTGCCGCTGCACAGGATGATGCGACTGCCTTTTTCCAGCTGGACGCAGCGACGCCTGCTGCTCGGCTCCGACGTTGGAGACGATTTTCTGCAGCGCTTCAACGCCGCCGTGCGCACCGTACCGCCGAACACCCTCAAGGCCCGCTTGAAGTCCCTGCAACAGCTGCACTGGCGCCATGAGCCAGCCCCCATCCCCTCTATCTACTTACAGGCCAGTGACGACTATCTGGTGTCGCCGGGAAAAGTGCAGGAAATACAACAGTACTTCCCTAACAACCGTCTGATGCGCATTAAAGGCCCTCATTTTCTGCTTCAGGCCAACCCCGCCGCCTGCGCCCGCACCCTGCTCGACACCTTCGCCATCTGGGAAAGCCGTCAGCGCGCAGCCCTGCCCTGA
- a CDS encoding winged helix-turn-helix transcriptional regulator has translation MSEDTVPLKTPPLQSARMVETIYGCKWSLTVFSLLANGVNRPGEMVRRVDGLTTKVLNDCLRKNQSFGIIKRIAYPEIPPRVEYEITPFGRKFIRILDDLEKLQEEIVAATKDSPQ, from the coding sequence ATGTCCGAAGATACCGTCCCCCTGAAAACGCCCCCTTTGCAAAGCGCCCGTATGGTGGAAACCATTTATGGCTGTAAATGGTCGCTGACTGTGTTCAGCCTGCTGGCGAATGGCGTTAACCGACCTGGCGAAATGGTGCGTCGGGTGGATGGACTGACCACCAAAGTGCTTAACGACTGCCTGCGCAAAAACCAAAGCTTCGGCATTATCAAACGCATCGCTTATCCGGAAATTCCCCCGCGTGTGGAATATGAAATCACCCCTTTCGGGCGTAAATTCATCCGAATACTGGACGACCTGGAAAAGCTGCAAGAGGAAATCGTCGCCGCCACCAAGGATTCCCCCCAATGA